The DNA region GGCAAGAAGCCGGACCGTATCGAACGGGATGAGAGTGGGCGGATCGTAAACAACCTCACTCCACAGCTCGAATTGTCGGTTCCGGTCATGTTTTCGGCCATGAGCTACGGTTCGATTTCCTATAACGCGCATGAGAGTCTCGCGCGCGCGGCCTGTGAACTTGGCACCTACTATAATACCGGCGAAGGCGGCCTGCATGAGAATTTCTACCAGTACGGCCCACACACTGTCGTGCAGGTGGCGTCCGGACGGTTTGGCGTACACCGTGACTACCTTGAGGCGGGCGCTGCCATCGAGATCAAGATGGGACAGGGCGCGAAGCCGGGCATCGGCGGGCACCTGCCGGGCGAAAAGATCGTGGGTGACATCTCCTCTACCCGGATGATCCCCGAAGGTTCCGATGCGATTTCACCCGCGCCGCACCACGACATCTATTCGATCGAGGATCTGCGCCAGCTGGTCTATTCCTTAAAGGAAGCTACCGCCTACCAAAAGCCGGTCATCGTCAAGATCGCGGCGGTGCATAACGTCGCGGCCATTGCGAGCGGCGTGGCGCGTTCGGGCGCGGACATCATCGCGATCGATGGTTTTCGCGGGGGCACCGGCGCGGCCCCGACCCGCATCCGAGACAATGTTGGCATCCCGATCGAGCTCGCGCTCGCGGCGGTCGACTCCCGTCTGCGCGAGGAGGGCATCCGCGGAAACGTCTCGGTGGTGGTGGGCGGTTCGATCCGCTCCTCCGCCGATATCGTCAAAGCGGTCGCGCTCGGTGCGGACGCGGTCTACATCGCGACCTCGGCACTGCTCGCGCTCGGGTGCCACCTCTGCCGCAGCTGCCAGGCGGGCCGCTGCAACTGGGGCATCGCAACCCAGCGTCCGGAGCTGGTCAAACGTCTGAACCCGGACATCGGCTATAAGCGCTTGGTCAATCTTGTCACCGCCTGGGATCATGAGATCAAGGAGATGATGGGCGGAATGGGCATCAATTCGATTGAGGCGCTGCGGGGCAACCGGCTGATGCTGCGCGGCATTGGACTCACCCAGAAGGAGCTTGACATCCTCGGCATCAGACACGCCGGCGAATAAGCGCGTCTATGAAAGTTTCGAAAGCCTTCTCAAAGGCTGCGGGGCTCCGGAACGGAGCCCTGGTTGCACGACGTGGCGCGCGGAAGCCTTCTTGGGCCCGCAGGCCCCACTTTAAACACATTTTTTCTTTGGTTCTTTCTTTTTTGCGGGAGAAAAAAGAAAGAAAATGGATTGAGAAAACCGAGGGGATAGGAGCTGGGTTATGAAACGGATCTATGTCAACGAAAAGTGGTGCCTCGGGTGCCATCTGTGCGAATACTACTGCGCGTTCGCCAACTCCGGGCAGGACGATATGGTGAAGGCGCTCAAGGATATCACGATCAACCCGCGCATCCAGATCGAACAGCGTGGGAACATCAGCTTCGCGGTTTCCTGCCGCCACTGCGACGAACCGCTCTGCGTCAAGGGCTGTATCACCGGCGCGCTCACCATTGAGGGCGGAGTCATCACCATCGGGCAGGAAAAATGCGTGGGCTGTTACACCTGCATCATGTCCTGCCCGTATGGCGCCATTATGCCGTCAAGCGACCACCGCGCGATCCAGAAATGCGAGCTCTGCACCAAAAACAATGCGGGAGAGCCTGCCTGCGTCAAGGGATGCCCAAACAAGGCGATTGTGTATGAAGAGAGGGGCGCGCGTGGATGAAATATGTCATCATCGGAAATTCGGCGGCGGCCGTCGGCGCGGTCGAAGCGATCCGTACCCGAGACCAGGACGGCCTGATCACAGTGGTCGCGAAGGAGCCGCACCACGTCTATTCCCGGCCGCTCATCTCCTACCTGCTGCGAGGGGAAACCGACGGGGAGCGGATGAAATACCGCCCGGACGACTTCTATATAAAAAACGGCGTGCAGGCCCTTCTTGGCGAGTCCGCCTGCGCCATCGACCCGGATAAAAAGGAGGTGGCGCTCAAAAGCGGTGGGAAACTTCTTTATGATAAGCTCCTTGTTGCCGCTGGTTCGCAGCCGTTTGTGCCGCCGGTGCAGGGCGCGGCAAAGGTGAAACGGAAATTTACCTTCCTGTCGCTTGACGACGCGCGCGCCTTACATCAGGCGCTGTTCCCCGAGGCGCGGGTGCTGATTCTGGGCGCAGGGCTCATAGGCCTCAAGTGTGCCGAGGGTATTGCGGACAAGGCTGCTTCAGTCACAGTGGTTGACCTGGCCGACCGGGTACTGCCGTCGATCCTCGACGAACGCGGTTCCGAGATCATGCGCCGCCACATCGAGGCACAGAATGTGGATTTTCGTCTTTCGGACAGCATCGCTTCGCTCACCGGGGACACCGCGCTTTTAAAAAGCGGGGAGGTGATCCCGTTCGACATTCTCGTATTCGCGGTGGGCGTGCGCCCGAACACTGATTTGGTGCGCGCAGCGGGCGGCGCGGTGAACCGCGGTGTCGTCACCGACACCCGCTGCTGCACCACTCTGCCGGACGTCTACGCGGCAGGCGACTGCGCCGAAAGCCACGACATCACCACCGGCATAGACCGGGTGCTGGCGCTTTGGCCAAATGCCTACATGCAGGGCGAATGCGCGGGACTCAATATGGCGGGCGGCGACAGGATATTCGACCGCGCCATGCCGATGAACGCGATTGGCTTCTTCGGCCTGCATATCATCACGGCGGGCAGTTGCGAAGGCGAAAGCTGTGTTTTCGAGCAGGACGGAAGTTACAAACGGCTGGTCATCCGGGACGGAAAGCTGGTGGGCTATATCCTGATCGGCGCGGTGGAGCGCGCGGGTATCTACACCGCGCTTATCCGCGATCGCACGCCGCTCAACTCGATCGATTTTGAGCTGATTAAGGAAAAACCGCAGCTGATGGCCTTTTCGAAAATGGACCGCCTGCGCAAACTGGGGGGACTGGATTGATGAAAATCACGGTTGGAAATATGAACTTTCAGGAGCTGAACGAAAAAATCCGAGCAAGCGCCGACCGGCAGATCCGGCTTGAAAACTGTATTGGGCAGCGGTATATTGCAAGCGGGCTTGCAGATCGGGAAATATACATCACCGGCGTGCCGGGCAATGCCCTGGGTGCGTATCTCAGCGGCGGATCGATCACGACCGCTGGAAACGCACAGGACGCGGCCGGCGACACAATGAACGGCGGCGAGATCGTCATCCATGGTTCTTGCGGCGACGGTAGCGGTTATGGAATGCGCGGCGGCAGAATCTATATCCATGGCAATGTTGGTTACCGGGCGGGCATCCATATGAAGGCCTATCGGGAAAAGCTGCCGGTCATGGTGATCGGCGGGGTAGCGGGAAGCTTTTTGGGGGAATATCAAGCAGGCGGACTGATTGTTGTGCTGGGGCTTGGGAGAAGCGCGGATACGCCGATTACCGGTTATTTCTGCGGCACCGGGATGCACGGCGGAAAGATCTTTCTGCGGTGCGCCGCCCCGCCGGCCAGCCTGCCTGATCGGATTCTTGTGCGGGAAGCGGCCGCCCAGGATCTTGCGGAAATTGAACCATACGTCACCGAATTCTGCAAAAAATTTGGTGAGGACCGCGCGGAGATTTTGGACAGCCGGTTTTATGTCCTGACCCCGGACAGCAAGAATCCATATAAACAGCTTTATACCTATAATTAAACGTGGTACAATAAAATTGCAGGAAACCGATTACAGAAAGAAAGCGGCGTATGGTTTGGAAGGGGTTTGGTTATGGATTATACAATGAACGAAGTGCTGCGGTTTGTTGAAGAAAATGATGTAAAGTTTGTGCGTCTGGCCTTCTGCGATATCTTTGGCACGCTTAAAAATATTTCGATCATGGCGAACGAATTGGAGCGCGCATTCCAGCAGGGAATCGGTTTCGACGCTTCGGCAGTCGAAGGGTTCATGAACGTGGAGGAAAGCGATCTGCTCCTCTTCCCGGATCCGGGCACATTGGCAGTGCTGCCATGGCGGCCCGCGCAGGGGCGGGTTGTGCGGTTTTACTGTGACATCCGGCATCCGGACGGCCGTCCGTTCGCAGGGGATGGCCGGAGTATCCTCAAAAACGCGGTGGCAAAAGCCGCCGCGGCCGGATATGAGGTGCGTGTCGGCGCGGAATGTGAATTCTATCTGTTCCAGATGGATGAACACGGCGAACCCACCAACATCCCGCACGATCAGGGCGGCTATCTCGATATTGCGCCGCTTGACCGCGGGGAGAATGTCCGGCGGGAAATCTGCCTGACGCTGGAGGAGATGGGGATCTATCCGGAAAGTTCCCACCATGAGCAGGGACCGGGCCAGAATGAGATCGATTTCCGCTATTCGGACGCGCTCTCCTGCGCGGACAATTTCATCACCTTCAAATCGGTGGTGCGCACCATCGCCGCGCGCGACGGGCTGTTCGCGTCGTTCATGCCCAAGCCGTTCCCGGACAAGAGCGGAAGCGGCATGCACATCAACCTGTCGCTTTTTAAAGATGGGATCAACCTGTTCACCAACCGGGGGAATTTCCACAGCCCGGTCGCACATAGCTTTATTGCGGGCGTGATGCGCCGCATTCCGGAGATCACCCTGTTTCTCAATCCGACGGCCAACTCCTACCGCCGGCTCGGCGCCTTTGAGGCGCCCGCCTATGTGAGCTGGTCGCGGGAGAACCGCTCCCAACTCATCCGTATCCCGGCGGCGGACGGGGAATACGCCCGGTTCGAACTGCGTTCGCCCGATCCGCAGTGTAACCCGTACCATGCGTTCGCGCTGCTGATGGAAGCGGGTTTGGAGGGCGTGCGGGAAGGCCTGCCGCTGCCTGAACCGTTGAATCTGAACCTGTATGCCGCGCCCGCCGCGCTGCTTGCGCAATGTGAAAAGTTGCCGGGTGATCTGGGGGAAGCGGTGGAAAAAGCGGCGTCCAGCGCTTTCGTGTCACGGGCGCTGCCTCAGGAGACGGTGGAGAAACTGGTCTGTGTGCGGAAGAAGGAATGGCGGGACTGTCAGGCCGCTGCCGACCGGGATGGTTTCGAGTGGAGGCATTCGTTTGACCGGCTGTAAAATAGGGGCGGATTGCTCTTTGGAGGGGTGACGGCATGGAAAGCGTTTTTATCGTATCCAGTTCCCAGCAGGCGGCCGATCTGCTCAGCGGCCTGCTGGGGACAGCGGGATACCGCCAGACAGCTTATGCAAAGTCCGGCGCTGAAGCGCGCCGGATGCTGATCGATAACGATTTTGGCCTCATCCTGGTAAATACGCCGCTGACGGATGAATTCGGGCATGAACTGGCCATTTCGGTTTCTCAGATGACCACGGCGGGGGTCATGCTGCTTGTGAAAAACGAAAATGCGGACGAAGTATCAGCCAGGGTGGAGGATTATGGTGTGCTGGTCGTGGCAAAACCGGTCATCCGGCCGCTCTTCTTTCAGGCGCTCAAGCTGGTGAGCGCGGCGCGCAACCGGATCGTGGGTCTGCAGAGCGAAAACGTCAGACTGCAGAGCAAGATTGAAGAGATCCGCTTGGTCGACCGCGCGAAGTGCGCGCTCATCCAATACCTCAATATGACCGAACCGCAGGCTCACCGATACATCGAAAAGCAGGCAATGGATATGCGCACCACCCGCCGCGAAATCGCGCAGAACATTTTAAAAACCTACGAGGTGTAAAAGAACAATATAAGGGGCGCCGGCTAAAGCCGGCGCCCCTTATACATTGCGAAAAATCAGAATATCATGTCTTTTGCAAGCTGGAACAGCACCTGCTGGACTTCAAGGATCGGCTCGCAGTCAACAAATTCATTTGGCTTGTGGCAGACCCCCAGGTCGCCCGGTCCGAAGGACATCGTATTCGGATTCGAGAGCGAACCCGCGATGACCGCGGCGTCGGTATAGCAGGAGAAGAAATTGATGACCGGCTCCTCACCCAGCACCTTCCGATAAGCATCTATGGCCGCGTTGTAGAGTTTTGCATCCGGATCGCGCTCGATCGGGGGCCGCTGAGCAATGATGTCATAAGTGACTTTTACGCCCTTGACAACCGCCTCGGCGTCCGCGATCGCCTCATCGAGGATGCGGATGGCATCCTGTGGGGTGGTCGGCGGGGAGAGACGCACATCAATGCACAGATCTACCTGATCGGAAACGACGTTCGTGTTGATGCCGCCCGCTATGGTGCCGAACGCAACCGTGGAATCACCCAGCTCCGGATGGCTCGGGAACCGTTCGATTCGCTCGCGGAATCCGTGGATCACTTCGCCCATTGCCGCGATGGCATCGATTCCCTGCCACGGGGTGGAAGCGTGAGCGGCGCGGCCCTGCGCGTGGATTTTAAACCAGATCTTGCCCTTGTGGGCGACAATAATTTCCTTTTTGGTGGGTTCCTGGTCGGCGACCCAGCTGTCCGCCCGGACCCATCCGCTGGTCATCGACTGTTCCGCGCCGGTCATGACGTTGCCCTCCTCGTCGAACGAGGCAATGAACACAAAGGAGTGCTTCGGCTTTTTACCCATCTCGGCGAGCGATTTGAGGGTCATCATGGCGCAGGCCATGCCCGATTTCATGTCGCATGCACCGCGGCCGTAAATTTTCCCGTCGATGATCTGGGCGGCGTAGGGATCACAGTTCCAGCCTTCGCCCTCGGGGACGACATCCATGTGCGAGATGTAGACGAGATTCGGATGCTCGATTTCACCCGGGAGATGGGCGATGACGTTGAATCGCTTGGGATCCGCCGGATACGGATCGCGAAAGACTTCCACACCCGGCAGTTTGGAGCACCAATCGTAGATGAAATTTCCAACTTCGGTTTCATAAACGCCAGGGTTTGTGCTCTTGTGGCGCACCAGCTGTTGGGTCAGCTGGATGACCTCATAGTCCGCGTAATTTTTCATAGTCAGACACCTTCCTTACAAAAAATATCTCCGAAAATATCCACCTCTATGATACAACTCTTTGTCTGCAAGGTCAATTTTTTCGGGTGTTTTCTACGAAAAATTGGTATATAGGACGATTGGAGTTGGTACAGATGTGCAATAGCCTGATCGGATTTTTTGAAAGTGCGGCTTGACAGAAAATTTTTAAAGTGATATATTTATCTCATAAGATACAAATAAATCACATTGGAGGAATCTGTATGAAGCTTCCGCGCCTTTCCATCGTCCGTTCCAAACAGGTGGAGCTCATCTGCACCGGCACGATCGGCGCTCTGCTGCTCTACGCCGGGCTGCCGATTGAAAAACCCGCATGGACCATGCTGTTCGTCATGCTGTTTGCGCTGCTCGCCGGACTGGGAATCGTCCTGGAGGTCCTCATTCCGAAGGAGAAATCGGACGAACGGGCCAGGAAAAACGAAGCGCAGGCGGATGCCCTGGTATTTAACCTGGTCTATATTGCCGCTGCCGTGGTTACGCTGCTCACGCTTGGCGAGGTCAGCCTCTCAATCACCTCCACCGAAGTGATCTACTGCTTTGTGGCCATGGGGATCCTGCGCAGCGGTGTCTTTCTCTACTATGAGCGGTTCGGGGAGTAAGGCATGCTGAAGACGAAGATACGCGAACTGCGGGCACGCGCCGGGATGGAACAGGGGGAGCTTGCGCGGCTGGTACAGGTGCGCAGGGAAACGATCGGCCGGCTGGAAAAAGGACAGTACAACCCCTCCCTCAAGCTTGCGATGGATATTGCGCGGGTGTTCGGCAAGACGGTGGAGGAGATTTTTACCTTCACCGAAGGACCGGAAAAATAATTCCCCGGCGGGACAGAAGTCCCGCCGGGGAGAAGAGGGGGAATAGAAAGGGGATATCAATAATTTTGAGCGCGCACCTGGAACCATGCCTGTGGTTTCTCGCAGACCGGACACATCTTGGGCGCTTCGGGTCCCTCGAAGATATGGCCGCAGTTGAGGCAGATCCAGGTGACCTGCTGCGGCTTTTTGAATACCATCTGGTTCTTGACATTCTGGAGCAGCGTTTCATAGCGTTCCATATGCTCTTTTTCCACTTGGCCAACCAGTGAGAACAGCGCGGCGATCTTGTCGAAGCCTTCGGCTTTGGCTTCCTCGGCAAAGGTTTTGTACATCTCTTCCCATTCGTAACGCTCGCCGTTGGCGGCGTCCTGCAGGTTCACATCGGTGGCGGGCATGCTTTCATGCACCAGCTTGAACCAGATTTCAGCGTGTTCCTTTTCATTATTCGCGGTCTCCTCGAAAATGCGGCCGATCTGTTCAAAACCATCCTGTTTGGCTTTGGCAGCATAGAAGGTGTATTTGTTGCGGGCCTGGCTTTCGCCGGCAAACGCGGCAAGCAGATTGGCTTCGGTTTTGGAACCTTTGAGAACTTTCATATCCATAAAACTCCTTTGTCAGAATCTTTATGGATAGTTTCGCCCAAAAAAACCCGCTTCATACAATGAAGCGGGTTTTTTTTACCGTTATTCCTGCAAATTTTCCACAGCGTCGGCGGCTCCGTCCATCCAGTCGCCTTCAAACAGCTCGACAACGCCTTTATCCACGACCTGTGCGATGTCGGGATTGATCGGCAGCTTCGCAAGCACCTTGAGCCCATGCTGCGCGGCGATTGCATCGATGTGGCTCTCGCCGAAAATCTGAATCTTTTTGCCGCAGTCGGGACACTCGACATAGCTCATATTTTCCACAATACCGAGAATCGGGATTTTCATCATGTCGGCCATCTTGACCGCCTTTTCCACGATCATCGAAACCAGTTCCTGCGGGGAGGCCACCACAATGATCCCATCGAGCGGGATCGACTGGAAAACGGTGAGCGGCACATCTCCGGTTCCGGGCGGCATATCAACAAACAGGTAATCCACATCGTTCCAGATCACATCGGTCCAGAACTGTTTGACCACGCCGGCAATGGCCGGACCGCGCCAGATGACAGGATCGCTCTCGTTCTCAAGCAGCAGATTGATCGAGATAACGTCGATGCCGGTTTTGCTCTTGACCGGGTAGATCCCCTCCGGACCGCCTTCGGCGCGTTCATGCAGGCCGAACGCCTTGGGGATCGACGGGCCGGTGATATCCGCGTCCATGATTGCGGTGTTGTAGCCGCGGCGGTTGAGGAGCACCGCGAGCATCGAGGTGACAAGGGACTTGCCGACGCCGCCCTTACCGCTCACCACGCCAATTACCTTGCGGATACAGCTCAGTTCATGGGGCTTTTCGAGGAAATCCTCCGGCTTCATCTGCCGCTCGCTGCAGTTTTGGCTGCAGGATTCACAATTGTGGTTACATTCGCTCATTTAACAGTACATCTCCTTTTGGAGTATTATCCACACGAATATTAGTATATTGCGCCCTGGACGGTTTGTCAAATCGAAAATCGGCCTTCACAATGCGGTTGCAGGATTGCTTCCAGCGTTTCGCGCGGGAGCTCCCGGATGGGGCGGATGGGTTCAGGCTGTGGTTCATATGGCGCGATCTGCTTTTCAAACCAGACAACGTCGCGCCATGCACCGCACTTGAAGCCCGTGTTCCGGAAAAAACCAGCCCGGGTAAAGCCCATCGAGAGATGCAGCTTTTCGCTTTTCAGGTTTGGCTGGGTGACCACACCGT from Anaerotruncus rubiinfantis includes:
- a CDS encoding GltB/FmdC/FwdC-like GXGXG domain-containing protein, with the translated sequence MKITVGNMNFQELNEKIRASADRQIRLENCIGQRYIASGLADREIYITGVPGNALGAYLSGGSITTAGNAQDAAGDTMNGGEIVIHGSCGDGSGYGMRGGRIYIHGNVGYRAGIHMKAYREKLPVMVIGGVAGSFLGEYQAGGLIVVLGLGRSADTPITGYFCGTGMHGGKIFLRCAAPPASLPDRILVREAAAQDLAEIEPYVTEFCKKFGEDRAEILDSRFYVLTPDSKNPYKQLYTYN
- a CDS encoding 4Fe-4S dicluster domain-containing protein codes for the protein MKRIYVNEKWCLGCHLCEYYCAFANSGQDDMVKALKDITINPRIQIEQRGNISFAVSCRHCDEPLCVKGCITGALTIEGGVITIGQEKCVGCYTCIMSCPYGAIMPSSDHRAIQKCELCTKNNAGEPACVKGCPNKAIVYEERGARG
- a CDS encoding Mrp/NBP35 family ATP-binding protein, with the translated sequence MSECNHNCESCSQNCSERQMKPEDFLEKPHELSCIRKVIGVVSGKGGVGKSLVTSMLAVLLNRRGYNTAIMDADITGPSIPKAFGLHERAEGGPEGIYPVKSKTGIDVISINLLLENESDPVIWRGPAIAGVVKQFWTDVIWNDVDYLFVDMPPGTGDVPLTVFQSIPLDGIIVVASPQELVSMIVEKAVKMADMMKIPILGIVENMSYVECPDCGKKIQIFGESHIDAIAAQHGLKVLAKLPINPDIAQVVDKGVVELFEGDWMDGAADAVENLQE
- a CDS encoding ANTAR domain-containing response regulator, with the protein product MESVFIVSSSQQAADLLSGLLGTAGYRQTAYAKSGAEARRMLIDNDFGLILVNTPLTDEFGHELAISVSQMTTAGVMLLVKNENADEVSARVEDYGVLVVAKPVIRPLFFQALKLVSAARNRIVGLQSENVRLQSKIEEIRLVDRAKCALIQYLNMTEPQAHRYIEKQAMDMRTTRREIAQNILKTYEV
- a CDS encoding glutamine synthetase family protein, with protein sequence MDYTMNEVLRFVEENDVKFVRLAFCDIFGTLKNISIMANELERAFQQGIGFDASAVEGFMNVEESDLLLFPDPGTLAVLPWRPAQGRVVRFYCDIRHPDGRPFAGDGRSILKNAVAKAAAAGYEVRVGAECEFYLFQMDEHGEPTNIPHDQGGYLDIAPLDRGENVRREICLTLEEMGIYPESSHHEQGPGQNEIDFRYSDALSCADNFITFKSVVRTIAARDGLFASFMPKPFPDKSGSGMHINLSLFKDGINLFTNRGNFHSPVAHSFIAGVMRRIPEITLFLNPTANSYRRLGAFEAPAYVSWSRENRSQLIRIPAADGEYARFELRSPDPQCNPYHAFALLMEAGLEGVREGLPLPEPLNLNLYAAPAALLAQCEKLPGDLGEAVEKAASSAFVSRALPQETVEKLVCVRKKEWRDCQAAADRDGFEWRHSFDRL
- a CDS encoding helix-turn-helix transcriptional regulator, which translates into the protein MLKTKIRELRARAGMEQGELARLVQVRRETIGRLEKGQYNPSLKLAMDIARVFGKTVEEIFTFTEGPEK
- the rbr gene encoding rubrerythrin; the encoded protein is MKVLKGSKTEANLLAAFAGESQARNKYTFYAAKAKQDGFEQIGRIFEETANNEKEHAEIWFKLVHESMPATDVNLQDAANGERYEWEEMYKTFAEEAKAEGFDKIAALFSLVGQVEKEHMERYETLLQNVKNQMVFKKPQQVTWICLNCGHIFEGPEAPKMCPVCEKPQAWFQVRAQNY
- a CDS encoding NAD(P)/FAD-dependent oxidoreductase, which gives rise to MKYVIIGNSAAAVGAVEAIRTRDQDGLITVVAKEPHHVYSRPLISYLLRGETDGERMKYRPDDFYIKNGVQALLGESACAIDPDKKEVALKSGGKLLYDKLLVAAGSQPFVPPVQGAAKVKRKFTFLSLDDARALHQALFPEARVLILGAGLIGLKCAEGIADKAASVTVVDLADRVLPSILDERGSEIMRRHIEAQNVDFRLSDSIASLTGDTALLKSGEVIPFDILVFAVGVRPNTDLVRAAGGAVNRGVVTDTRCCTTLPDVYAAGDCAESHDITTGIDRVLALWPNAYMQGECAGLNMAGGDRIFDRAMPMNAIGFFGLHIITAGSCEGESCVFEQDGSYKRLVIRDGKLVGYILIGAVERAGIYTALIRDRTPLNSIDFELIKEKPQLMAFSKMDRLRKLGGLD
- a CDS encoding M20 family metallopeptidase produces the protein MKNYADYEVIQLTQQLVRHKSTNPGVYETEVGNFIYDWCSKLPGVEVFRDPYPADPKRFNVIAHLPGEIEHPNLVYISHMDVVPEGEGWNCDPYAAQIIDGKIYGRGACDMKSGMACAMMTLKSLAEMGKKPKHSFVFIASFDEEGNVMTGAEQSMTSGWVRADSWVADQEPTKKEIIVAHKGKIWFKIHAQGRAAHASTPWQGIDAIAAMGEVIHGFRERIERFPSHPELGDSTVAFGTIAGGINTNVVSDQVDLCIDVRLSPPTTPQDAIRILDEAIADAEAVVKGVKVTYDIIAQRPPIERDPDAKLYNAAIDAYRKVLGEEPVINFFSCYTDAAVIAGSLSNPNTMSFGPGDLGVCHKPNEFVDCEPILEVQQVLFQLAKDMIF
- a CDS encoding glutamate synthase-related protein; amino-acid sequence: MPVNFLYPEYELVRNHDKCITCRVCERQCANEVTRYDAELGRMISDDAKCVNCHRCVSLCPTHAIKIVKSDHTFKQNANWTGAAISAIYRQAGTGGVLLSSMGNPEPFPVYWDKILINASQVTNPSIDPLREPMETKTFLGKKPDRIERDESGRIVNNLTPQLELSVPVMFSAMSYGSISYNAHESLARAACELGTYYNTGEGGLHENFYQYGPHTVVQVASGRFGVHRDYLEAGAAIEIKMGQGAKPGIGGHLPGEKIVGDISSTRMIPEGSDAISPAPHHDIYSIEDLRQLVYSLKEATAYQKPVIVKIAAVHNVAAIASGVARSGADIIAIDGFRGGTGAAPTRIRDNVGIPIELALAAVDSRLREEGIRGNVSVVVGGSIRSSADIVKAVALGADAVYIATSALLALGCHLCRSCQAGRCNWGIATQRPELVKRLNPDIGYKRLVNLVTAWDHEIKEMMGGMGINSIEALRGNRLMLRGIGLTQKELDILGIRHAGE